One genomic segment of Coraliomargarita parva includes these proteins:
- a CDS encoding zinc-dependent alcohol dehydrogenase, whose amino-acid sequence MTRKTITFTAERQVELLESQLRPLHEDEVLVSNEVSAISAGTERACLLDLPNLGDSPPCDFPKVTGYSGVGRVVDTGKQINSVQPGDRVLTHWGSGHSNYNYITEANLLKIEDDSLPSKHAVFAVIAGFSLNGLRKTRLEIGESAAVIGLGILGLFSVALCRIAGATPVIASDLSHARRETALALGADHALDPTARDYIDRVKSISRGGVNATIEVSGQSIALQQALNFAALFGRISLLGCTRVSDSSIDYYQQVHRPGIEIIGAHTNARPKKESRPHSWTWKDDAAALLRFMSDGRLDMTKIFTTAYSPEAAVSIYQKLADAPNDFPVGAVFDWKQISV is encoded by the coding sequence ATGACACGAAAAACCATAACCTTTACAGCAGAGCGCCAAGTTGAGCTATTGGAATCTCAACTACGTCCCTTGCACGAAGATGAGGTTCTTGTTTCCAACGAGGTATCCGCTATCAGTGCCGGAACAGAACGAGCCTGCCTGCTCGACCTACCGAATCTCGGCGACTCGCCTCCGTGCGATTTCCCGAAAGTAACTGGCTACAGCGGGGTCGGCCGTGTCGTTGATACCGGCAAACAAATCAATAGTGTCCAACCGGGAGACCGGGTGCTCACCCATTGGGGCAGCGGACATTCCAATTATAATTATATTACCGAGGCAAACCTGCTTAAAATCGAGGATGACTCGCTGCCTTCCAAACATGCCGTTTTTGCCGTTATCGCGGGCTTTTCCCTTAACGGTCTGCGCAAGACTCGCCTTGAGATCGGTGAGAGTGCCGCAGTCATCGGCTTGGGTATCCTAGGCTTATTTTCCGTAGCACTGTGCCGGATCGCTGGCGCCACTCCGGTCATCGCTTCCGACTTGAGCCACGCCCGCCGAGAGACGGCACTCGCACTCGGCGCAGACCATGCCCTCGATCCGACGGCTCGCGACTACATTGATCGAGTGAAAAGCATTTCCCGCGGCGGAGTAAACGCCACAATCGAAGTCTCCGGACAATCCATCGCCTTGCAACAAGCCCTGAATTTTGCCGCCCTCTTTGGGCGCATTTCCTTACTGGGCTGCACACGTGTCTCCGACAGTTCCATCGACTATTACCAGCAGGTGCACCGCCCTGGTATTGAAATTATTGGAGCGCATACCAATGCCCGCCCGAAAAAGGAGTCACGCCCTCATTCGTGGACTTGGAAAGACGATGCCGCCGCCCTCCTGCGCTTCATGTCAGACGGCCGACTGGACATGACAAAAATATTTACCACAGCCTACTCGCCTGAGGCCGCAGTGTCCATCTACCAGAAACTAGCCGATGCACCCAATGACTTTCCTGTGGGTGCCGTATTCGATTGGAAACAAATATCCGTATAA
- a CDS encoding NAD(P)H-quinone oxidoreductase — MKAVIIDNNKNLVWSEVPDPVAKEYEILVEVHAAALNRADLMQREGNYPPPPGWPEWPGLEVAGVVLEAPANCRWKVGDTVCALLGGGGYAEKVAVPVDMALPVPRGLSMAEAAAIPEAFATSYLNLCIEGGMKKGDTVFIQAGASGLGMAAIQLAKALGAEVVTTVGSEEKEKFVRELGADVVINRRKENIAAVLAKHPVNVAMDCVAGPNLGPCLETMAHGGRWIVIATLGSPLSELNMLDFFKRGVKLIGSTLRSRSSETKGRILGELEQKLWDSFSTGKIKALIHETLPMSEAEAAHAILERQENLGKVVLTCKP; from the coding sequence ATGAAAGCCGTTATAATTGATAATAACAAAAACCTGGTCTGGTCGGAGGTCCCCGATCCCGTAGCCAAGGAATATGAGATTCTCGTGGAAGTGCATGCCGCGGCACTCAACCGCGCCGATTTAATGCAGCGCGAAGGGAATTATCCGCCGCCTCCCGGTTGGCCTGAATGGCCAGGTCTGGAAGTCGCCGGAGTTGTGCTGGAGGCGCCTGCAAATTGTCGTTGGAAGGTCGGCGATACAGTCTGTGCGTTGCTGGGTGGAGGCGGATATGCCGAGAAAGTCGCCGTGCCTGTCGATATGGCCTTACCGGTTCCAAGAGGTCTATCCATGGCGGAGGCTGCCGCGATACCGGAAGCCTTTGCGACATCTTACTTAAACCTGTGCATCGAAGGTGGTATGAAAAAGGGAGATACGGTCTTCATTCAAGCCGGAGCGAGTGGCCTGGGCATGGCGGCAATTCAATTAGCCAAGGCACTGGGTGCCGAGGTCGTGACCACCGTCGGATCAGAGGAAAAGGAGAAATTTGTTCGCGAACTCGGTGCTGACGTGGTGATCAATCGTAGAAAAGAAAACATCGCCGCCGTTCTCGCCAAGCATCCGGTCAATGTCGCGATGGACTGCGTCGCCGGACCGAACCTCGGCCCCTGTCTAGAGACAATGGCACATGGGGGCCGTTGGATCGTCATCGCCACGCTCGGCTCTCCTCTAAGTGAATTGAACATGCTCGATTTCTTTAAACGAGGCGTAAAACTAATCGGGAGCACACTACGCAGCCGCTCCAGCGAGACCAAGGGACGTATTTTGGGTGAGCTCGAACAGAAGCTCTGGGATTCCTTTTCAACCGGCAAGATTAAGGCCCTGATCCACGAAACTCTCCCTATGTCCGAAGCAGAAGCCGCCCATGCGATACTGGAACGGCAGGAAAACCTCGGTAAAGTCGTGCTGACATGCAAGCCCTAA
- a CDS encoding glycoside hydrolase family 3 N-terminal domain-containing protein, with amino-acid sequence MSETYKDPNQTIEARIADLMSRMTLEEKVGQLLQLDGGRGDLDELIFEKQVGSLLHIQGERASQAIDKAANTRLGIPLLIGDDCIHGHSFCEGATIFPTQLAMACSWNRELIEEAARITAKEVAVTGIKWTFSPVLCLTRDLRWGRVGETFGEDPYLIGEFACAMIRGYQGDGLGAPDAILACAKHYAGYSETQGGRDASEADHSQRKLRSYFLPPFEKAARNGCLTFMTGYQSIDGVPSTASRWLLHDVLKEEWGFQGILVTDWDNVGRMHWEQKIVPDMTEASAVAIQSGNDLIMSTPGFLEGALEACRTGRIKEAEIDAVVYRILSLKFKMGLFENPGKPDPLKQIEVVGCEAHRELNLKLARRSIVLLQNDGTLPLQAESLNKIAVIGPNADDQHAQLGDWAGASGQVEWLPNGHPRECTKTVLDGIRELAPEGCEILYEKGAEISEYKDVTVDDYDDGQVKRRMRCSVPPDAAQIQAASEAAAQADITVVVIGDDRSLTGEQRSTATLELQGGQLALLDALAKVDTKLIVVLINSKPLTLPPAVQNACAIIEAFNPGMMGGQAIAEAIYGKINPSGKLTVSIPYHVGQQPVYYSQVRGQHGDRYADSTQQAHFPFGFGLSYTKFEYSGLKILDESPLPRTGSLRFSVHVKNTGNCAGRETVQAYISDLVTSVTWVNKELKAFTQVDLEAGEGKEVEWEIPITDCSIVNVNCERVVEPGEFELKVGGSSLERDLLKTKFSVA; translated from the coding sequence ATGTCAGAGACTTACAAAGATCCTAATCAAACTATTGAAGCACGCATCGCGGACTTGATGAGCCGCATGACATTAGAGGAAAAGGTCGGCCAGCTCTTACAGTTGGATGGCGGACGCGGCGACCTCGATGAGCTGATCTTTGAAAAGCAAGTTGGCTCGCTCCTTCATATTCAAGGAGAACGCGCCAGCCAAGCAATTGATAAGGCAGCTAACACTCGCCTAGGAATACCGCTGTTGATAGGCGACGACTGTATTCACGGACACTCGTTCTGTGAGGGGGCGACGATCTTTCCGACCCAGCTGGCCATGGCCTGTAGTTGGAACAGGGAATTAATTGAAGAAGCCGCCAGGATCACGGCAAAGGAAGTCGCAGTCACCGGCATCAAATGGACCTTCTCTCCCGTGCTTTGCCTGACGCGCGATCTGCGCTGGGGACGTGTCGGCGAAACCTTCGGCGAAGATCCGTATCTGATCGGCGAATTTGCCTGTGCCATGATTCGGGGCTACCAGGGCGATGGTCTCGGTGCGCCTGACGCCATTCTTGCCTGTGCCAAGCATTACGCAGGCTACTCGGAGACCCAAGGCGGCCGGGATGCCTCGGAGGCCGATCATAGCCAGCGTAAACTTCGTTCCTACTTCCTGCCCCCCTTTGAAAAAGCCGCCCGCAATGGATGCCTGACCTTTATGACGGGCTACCAATCAATCGATGGCGTGCCTTCCACCGCCAGCCGCTGGCTGCTGCACGATGTGCTCAAAGAAGAATGGGGATTCCAGGGCATTCTCGTCACCGACTGGGACAATGTCGGCCGGATGCATTGGGAGCAGAAAATCGTGCCGGACATGACCGAAGCATCTGCGGTCGCCATCCAAAGCGGCAACGACCTCATCATGTCCACCCCCGGATTCCTCGAAGGCGCACTGGAGGCATGTCGCACCGGTCGAATCAAAGAAGCTGAGATCGATGCCGTTGTGTATCGAATTCTCTCGCTGAAATTCAAGATGGGCTTGTTTGAAAACCCGGGCAAACCGGACCCACTCAAGCAAATCGAAGTGGTGGGCTGCGAAGCGCACCGTGAACTCAATTTAAAACTGGCCCGGCGATCGATCGTGCTGCTGCAGAACGACGGGACTCTGCCCCTACAGGCCGAATCACTCAACAAGATCGCCGTCATCGGCCCGAATGCGGATGACCAGCACGCTCAACTCGGCGATTGGGCAGGCGCAAGCGGGCAAGTCGAATGGCTCCCCAACGGCCATCCCCGCGAGTGCACCAAGACTGTCTTGGATGGCATTCGCGAACTCGCGCCTGAAGGCTGTGAAATTCTTTACGAAAAAGGCGCTGAAATTTCCGAGTATAAGGATGTGACGGTCGATGATTACGACGACGGTCAGGTAAAGCGTCGCATGCGTTGCTCCGTCCCACCCGATGCCGCACAGATACAAGCGGCATCCGAAGCTGCAGCACAAGCCGACATTACAGTTGTCGTGATCGGCGACGACCGCTCGCTGACAGGCGAGCAGCGCTCGACCGCGACACTCGAGCTTCAAGGTGGCCAGCTCGCACTGCTTGATGCATTGGCAAAAGTAGATACCAAGCTGATCGTCGTCTTGATTAACTCGAAACCACTCACCCTGCCACCGGCGGTCCAGAATGCATGTGCGATTATCGAAGCATTCAACCCCGGCATGATGGGTGGTCAGGCGATCGCAGAGGCGATCTATGGTAAGATCAATCCATCCGGCAAACTCACGGTTTCCATCCCCTACCATGTCGGGCAGCAGCCGGTTTATTACAGTCAAGTTCGTGGTCAACACGGCGACCGCTACGCTGACTCGACCCAGCAAGCTCATTTCCCCTTCGGCTTCGGACTCAGCTATACAAAATTTGAATACAGCGGCTTAAAAATCCTGGATGAATCTCCGCTGCCCCGGACCGGGTCTTTACGATTCAGTGTCCATGTAAAAAACACAGGCAACTGTGCCGGTCGGGAAACCGTGCAGGCATACATCTCCGATCTGGTTACCTCGGTGACTTGGGTGAATAAAGAACTGAAAGCATTCACTCAGGTAGACCTGGAAGCGGGCGAGGGAAAGGAAGTCGAGTGGGAGATCCCCATCACTGATTGCAGCATCGTCAACGTAAACTGTGAGCGTGTCGTCGAACCGGGTGAGTTCGAACTCAAAGTCGGTGGCAGCAGCTTGGAGCGGGATCTACTCAAAACGAAATTCTCCGTGGCCTAA
- a CDS encoding MotA/TolQ/ExbB proton channel family protein produces the protein MKRYTPFLFLLLFTSYAVAQSAATVTPESDAAGTIDWVAEVFKGGVTSVVLLLVGFAGIVFFIERLIVIRAANFLPAKLEQDIKLYAVQSDFESIQQVSNKSNSVLGNIGEYIAKHTHIPFEILSFGVTDTIGRTVSRQHQRTYPLAVVATISPLLGLLGTIIGMIESFQKVALMGDTGDASVLADSIGKALITTALGLIIAIPSLASYHFFKSRVNSYGIRLEEMVDVLMSPWLHPEEKVDETSE, from the coding sequence ATGAAGCGATACACCCCCTTTCTTTTCTTATTACTGTTCACCAGCTATGCGGTGGCTCAAAGCGCAGCTACAGTCACTCCGGAATCCGATGCTGCCGGCACCATCGACTGGGTCGCCGAAGTCTTCAAGGGCGGGGTGACTTCAGTCGTCCTGCTCTTGGTTGGTTTTGCCGGCATTGTCTTCTTCATCGAGCGTTTAATCGTGATCCGTGCGGCTAATTTCCTTCCAGCTAAGCTTGAGCAGGACATTAAACTCTATGCAGTTCAATCGGACTTCGAATCGATTCAACAGGTTAGCAACAAGTCGAACAGCGTCCTCGGGAATATCGGCGAATACATCGCCAAGCACACACACATTCCTTTTGAAATTTTATCGTTTGGGGTCACCGACACGATTGGTCGCACAGTGTCACGGCAACATCAGCGCACCTATCCGCTGGCGGTCGTCGCAACCATTTCCCCCCTGCTCGGTCTGCTCGGCACAATTATCGGCATGATTGAATCCTTCCAAAAAGTGGCACTCATGGGTGATACCGGTGATGCCTCCGTGCTCGCCGATTCGATCGGTAAAGCACTGATAACAACAGCTCTGGGCCTCATCATTGCGATTCCCTCACTCGCAAGCTACCACTTCTTCAAGTCCCGGGTAAACAGTTATGGGATTCGTCTGGAGGAAATGGTCGACGTGCTCATGTCTCCCTGGCTCCATCCGGAAGAGAAGGTGGATGAAACGTCAGAATAG
- a CDS encoding ExbD/TolR family protein has protein sequence MLRPSARNPQSKVATIRRLRRRRRSDSDVEVDLSPLIDCVFLLLIFFLVTSMLKKLEKQIPVVLPDYTVALAPVAESEVIIYAITQDKGILRANNGKRSIEGLSYHRVDSFEADLKQLSEMRGTDVEIRIDAEREVPVQTVVDTLDTLAMEGFEKVGVRLRHREKEYFDLRKGESK, from the coding sequence TTGTTACGGCCCAGTGCCCGGAATCCACAATCGAAGGTCGCCACAATCCGACGTTTGCGGCGAAGGCGTCGCAGCGACTCCGATGTCGAGGTCGACCTTTCTCCACTCATCGACTGTGTCTTCCTGCTTCTGATCTTCTTTCTGGTCACGAGCATGCTCAAGAAATTGGAAAAACAAATTCCGGTCGTATTGCCGGACTACACGGTCGCGCTGGCTCCCGTAGCGGAAAGCGAAGTCATTATTTACGCGATTACGCAGGACAAAGGTATCCTGCGGGCAAACAACGGCAAACGTTCGATCGAAGGACTGAGTTATCATCGAGTCGATTCATTTGAAGCCGACCTGAAGCAGCTGAGCGAAATGAGAGGAACCGACGTGGAGATCCGGATTGACGCCGAACGTGAAGTCCCCGTGCAAACCGTAGTGGATACGCTGGACACACTCGCCATGGAAGGTTTTGAAAAAGTCGGAGTGCGCCTGCGACACCGGGAGAAAGAATATTTTGATCTCAGGAAGGGGGAATCCAAGTAA
- a CDS encoding ExbD/TolR family protein, whose product MPRNTYKDDEDVALSMSPLIDCVFLLLIFFLVTTMLKKDVHEVEHLNLPISRSSLEVPPDESMLPIAIDAEGELYLEGEPTTIGQLLEELKIIEQNDPARRIRLDTDENTPFYRLVEVLDALSFRNLRNVGVRTYHEKYDS is encoded by the coding sequence ATGCCGCGCAACACCTACAAGGATGATGAGGATGTCGCGCTCAGCATGTCCCCCCTGATCGACTGTGTCTTTCTACTCTTAATATTCTTTCTCGTCACGACCATGCTCAAAAAGGACGTGCACGAAGTCGAGCACCTCAATCTACCCATTTCCCGATCTTCCCTCGAAGTGCCTCCAGACGAGTCAATGCTCCCCATCGCAATCGACGCAGAAGGAGAGCTCTACCTGGAAGGTGAGCCAACCACCATCGGACAGCTTCTCGAAGAGTTGAAGATCATCGAACAAAATGATCCCGCACGGCGCATTCGTCTGGATACCGACGAGAATACCCCGTTCTACCGCTTGGTCGAAGTTCTCGACGCTCTCAGCTTCCGTAACCTGCGTAATGTCGGCGTGCGCACCTACCATGAGAAATACGATTCATGA
- a CDS encoding MGH1-like glycoside hydrolase domain-containing protein translates to MDTTPSQAANFHDYSSPVDHFRWQDLPVESFAGTHDLIGLGPWGPYGKRYFGLSYLPGPSGVRIDIIVALELHRRSISIPHAIKESGYLPWSANEDLSNYSYRQQILAKDQLYADVKFKRCEEDAYQIEVNWTNNTPLNRDVRLHLCVGLQALAEGAWQPQTIDAVDVALPSGADWVDALDYISSNFGCSPAPGLNADGRKQGECVQDGFVGGLGIEWPAGNRQHKVDYAFPGNCGRKLQVRYKASQKRTIQIHTGTTVHSLELPESRCASLSPVIELPGNCESISIQSEMAEGLRLDGLHIYNADPPIYSKRSNGFGALKQQHKGKASLHWENLPGELELELGEETFNRSYSGDLEQALLLGMHNHVSPQLSAPGVGYYHDFIFPKCRLSAHSSVRHEYIVRWKNGQAQLHSRSTHSEIHANHQPDLEGAEKLRFGVDRLAATLLTNLVYPVRIKGSVIRHFPPGRWWDMLYTWDCGFIGLGLGEIAPRRAVEILNTYVTEPGDPDCAYIQHGSPVPVQHYLYFDLWQKTQDRNLLAFFYPRLAQFLRYIAGLDERSPMRPFKNSLISSWPLFYNSGGWDDYPPQYYLHNLGDEYELRNRTAPMVMSSHVAAAADIMAMAARELNEDPSEWENLAESLSADMDAYAWDPESGLYGYLEHTHDGTPLKILSHDPSGQSYNLGLDGAMPLLTGRINSERAIRILKILADTERFLTPLGLSTVDQTAPYYQSDGYWNGATWIPYQYIFWKVSLDAGDSEFARKLALRVLRSYNRETEDSYCCFEHFMNDSGRGAGWHHFGGLSSPIINFFAAYFRPGRINTGFRAWLHSQKWEPEFNGVRFEVSTLMTTHTNTPVVLVTINPKSKVSITINDQPVECAQTIPGLLELPLRSDTKRQKVEILGR, encoded by the coding sequence ATGGATACTACCCCATCTCAAGCTGCTAATTTTCATGACTACAGCTCACCGGTCGATCACTTTCGCTGGCAGGATCTACCAGTTGAGAGCTTTGCCGGGACACATGACTTGATAGGACTGGGACCATGGGGACCATATGGGAAACGTTATTTTGGGCTGAGTTACCTGCCCGGACCGTCCGGCGTCCGCATTGATATTATAGTCGCTTTGGAACTACATCGAAGAAGCATTTCCATTCCACATGCGATCAAAGAGTCCGGTTATTTACCATGGAGTGCAAATGAAGACCTATCGAACTACAGTTACCGGCAGCAGATACTCGCGAAAGACCAGCTCTACGCGGATGTGAAATTCAAGCGCTGCGAAGAAGACGCCTATCAAATCGAAGTTAACTGGACCAACAATACCCCGCTGAATCGCGATGTCCGCCTACACCTTTGTGTCGGCCTACAAGCCTTAGCTGAAGGTGCATGGCAGCCCCAAACAATCGATGCCGTCGATGTTGCATTACCTTCAGGGGCCGACTGGGTGGATGCTCTGGACTACATTTCGTCAAACTTCGGATGCAGTCCGGCACCGGGACTGAATGCGGATGGCCGAAAACAAGGAGAGTGCGTGCAGGACGGCTTTGTTGGGGGCCTCGGTATAGAATGGCCGGCAGGCAATCGGCAGCACAAAGTTGACTATGCCTTCCCCGGAAACTGCGGGCGCAAACTGCAAGTGCGCTATAAAGCGTCTCAAAAAAGAACTATACAAATTCACACAGGCACGACAGTGCACAGCCTGGAATTACCCGAAAGCAGATGTGCATCCCTGTCGCCAGTTATTGAGCTGCCAGGTAATTGTGAGAGCATCTCGATTCAATCTGAAATGGCAGAAGGTCTTCGTCTTGACGGCCTCCATATTTACAATGCCGACCCTCCTATTTACTCAAAGCGCTCAAATGGGTTTGGGGCTCTAAAACAGCAGCATAAAGGTAAGGCCTCTCTGCACTGGGAGAATCTTCCCGGAGAACTGGAACTCGAACTGGGTGAGGAGACATTTAATCGCAGCTATTCAGGAGATCTGGAACAGGCTCTACTATTAGGCATGCACAATCATGTCAGCCCGCAGCTCTCAGCACCGGGCGTAGGCTATTATCACGATTTCATCTTCCCGAAATGCCGACTCTCAGCCCATAGCTCCGTCCGTCACGAATATATCGTCCGGTGGAAGAACGGCCAGGCTCAGCTTCATTCGCGATCGACTCATTCCGAGATCCACGCCAACCATCAGCCCGACCTCGAAGGTGCCGAAAAACTTCGTTTTGGCGTGGATCGCCTGGCTGCCACCTTGCTAACGAACCTCGTCTATCCGGTCCGTATCAAAGGGAGTGTCATCCGCCACTTCCCACCCGGACGCTGGTGGGATATGCTTTACACATGGGACTGCGGCTTCATCGGGCTCGGGCTCGGAGAGATCGCACCACGAAGAGCCGTTGAAATACTGAATACTTATGTAACCGAACCGGGAGACCCCGATTGCGCTTACATACAACACGGCTCGCCTGTTCCGGTTCAGCATTATCTCTACTTTGACCTATGGCAGAAAACCCAAGACCGTAACCTGCTTGCGTTTTTCTACCCTCGGCTAGCGCAGTTTCTACGTTACATTGCTGGCTTGGATGAGCGCTCGCCGATGCGTCCGTTCAAGAATTCGTTGATATCGAGCTGGCCTCTTTTCTACAACTCGGGCGGTTGGGACGACTATCCGCCTCAGTACTATCTGCATAATTTAGGCGATGAATATGAACTGCGTAACCGAACGGCGCCAATGGTTATGTCGAGTCATGTGGCTGCCGCTGCGGATATAATGGCGATGGCTGCTCGTGAACTGAATGAAGATCCGAGCGAGTGGGAGAACCTAGCGGAGAGCTTATCCGCCGACATGGACGCCTATGCCTGGGACCCGGAAAGCGGACTTTATGGATATCTCGAACACACCCATGATGGGACGCCTTTAAAGATTTTGAGCCACGATCCCAGCGGGCAAAGCTACAACCTCGGACTCGACGGTGCAATGCCTCTGCTAACAGGTCGAATCAACTCCGAAAGAGCAATCAGGATTCTCAAGATATTAGCTGATACAGAACGCTTCCTGACCCCCTTAGGATTATCGACAGTGGATCAAACGGCCCCCTATTACCAGAGCGACGGCTATTGGAACGGCGCAACTTGGATTCCATATCAATATATTTTTTGGAAAGTGTCACTCGATGCAGGTGATAGCGAATTTGCCCGCAAGTTAGCTTTACGTGTCCTTCGCAGCTATAACCGTGAAACAGAAGACAGCTATTGTTGCTTCGAGCACTTCATGAACGACAGCGGCCGTGGTGCCGGCTGGCACCACTTTGGAGGACTCTCCTCTCCAATCATCAACTTTTTTGCAGCGTATTTCCGGCCTGGTCGAATCAATACCGGGTTTCGTGCTTGGTTGCATTCCCAGAAGTGGGAACCCGAGTTCAACGGGGTGCGATTTGAAGTAAGCACTCTCATGACCACGCATACCAATACGCCTGTAGTGCTGGTTACGATCAACCCAAAATCCAAGGTCAGTATTACAATTAATGATCAACCGGTCGAGTGTGCACAAACCATTCCAGGCCTGTTGGAGCTTCCACTGCGCAGTGACACAAAACGGCAAAAAGTTGAAATTCTAGGCAGATAG